A part of Rhinoderma darwinii isolate aRhiDar2 chromosome 1, aRhiDar2.hap1, whole genome shotgun sequence genomic DNA contains:
- the LYSMD3 gene encoding lysM and putative peptidoglycan-binding domain-containing protein 3 isoform X1, which produces MALPDLSVVLKLDSRHESRSYLKPTSVLSKTSGHSYRFVSMANSENDVSEEEAEEYELRPRGRKKTSRSTSRERLDDIIFITKDIIEGDTLNSIALQHSCTVADLKRANNLINELDFFALRSIKIPVKRFSILTETHFSQKGKISRTASTQPAQKHQEHYLALEALSIETVDSFLQEVDRDIEQIVRVTDLKKENLHEVVSALSQELYFETDLKVTRQKDPYHGADWGLGWWTAVVIMVIVGIITPVFYFLYYEVLNKDPPSNSSHVG; this is translated from the exons ATGGCTCTTCCCGACCTATCAG TTGTACTAAAGCTGGACAGCAGACATGAGTCTCGGAGTTACCTGAAACCAACATCGGTGTTATCTAAGACATCCGGTCATAGTTATCGCTTTGTATCCATGGCTAACTCTGAGAATGACGTGTCCGAAGAAGAGGCAGAGGAATATGAACTACGACCACGAGGGAGAAAGAAAACCAGTAGAAGCACGTCTAGAGAACGTCTTGATGATATTATATTTATAACTAAGGACATTATTGAAGGGGACACTTTAAATTCAATAGCCCTACAGCATTCTTGTACC GTTGCAGACCTCAAGAGAGCCAACAACCTCATTAATGAACTGGACTTTTTTGCATTGCGGTCAATAAAAATTCCAGTAAAGAGGTTTAGTATACTGACTGAGACACATTTCTCCCAAAAAGGAAAGATCTCAAGAACGGCATCTACCCAGCCGGCTCAAAAACACCAGGAACACTACCTTGCTCTTGAGGCACTTTCTATTGAGACAGTTGATAGTTTCTTACAAGAAGTAGACCGAGACATTGAACAAATTGTGAGGGTCACAGACCTGAAGAAGGAAAACCTGCATGAAGTGGTTTCAGCCTTAAGTCAAGAACTTTATTTTGAAACGGATCTCAAAGTGACCCGACAAAAAGATCCTTATCATGGAGCGGACTGGGGTTTGGGCTGGTGGACGGCGGTTGTGATCATGGTCATTGTAGGAATAATCACACcagtattttattttctttattatgaAGTTCTGAACAAGGATCCACCTTCCAATTCATCACATGTAGGATGA
- the LYSMD3 gene encoding lysM and putative peptidoglycan-binding domain-containing protein 3 isoform X2 gives MANSENDVSEEEAEEYELRPRGRKKTSRSTSRERLDDIIFITKDIIEGDTLNSIALQHSCTVADLKRANNLINELDFFALRSIKIPVKRFSILTETHFSQKGKISRTASTQPAQKHQEHYLALEALSIETVDSFLQEVDRDIEQIVRVTDLKKENLHEVVSALSQELYFETDLKVTRQKDPYHGADWGLGWWTAVVIMVIVGIITPVFYFLYYEVLNKDPPSNSSHVG, from the exons ATGGCTAACTCTGAGAATGACGTGTCCGAAGAAGAGGCAGAGGAATATGAACTACGACCACGAGGGAGAAAGAAAACCAGTAGAAGCACGTCTAGAGAACGTCTTGATGATATTATATTTATAACTAAGGACATTATTGAAGGGGACACTTTAAATTCAATAGCCCTACAGCATTCTTGTACC GTTGCAGACCTCAAGAGAGCCAACAACCTCATTAATGAACTGGACTTTTTTGCATTGCGGTCAATAAAAATTCCAGTAAAGAGGTTTAGTATACTGACTGAGACACATTTCTCCCAAAAAGGAAAGATCTCAAGAACGGCATCTACCCAGCCGGCTCAAAAACACCAGGAACACTACCTTGCTCTTGAGGCACTTTCTATTGAGACAGTTGATAGTTTCTTACAAGAAGTAGACCGAGACATTGAACAAATTGTGAGGGTCACAGACCTGAAGAAGGAAAACCTGCATGAAGTGGTTTCAGCCTTAAGTCAAGAACTTTATTTTGAAACGGATCTCAAAGTGACCCGACAAAAAGATCCTTATCATGGAGCGGACTGGGGTTTGGGCTGGTGGACGGCGGTTGTGATCATGGTCATTGTAGGAATAATCACACcagtattttattttctttattatgaAGTTCTGAACAAGGATCCACCTTCCAATTCATCACATGTAGGATGA